The genome window ATTATGAATCTCACGGTGCACGTTGAGGATGCTAATGACCATGACCCTGAGTTCTCTCAAAGCACCTACAGCTTGACAATCAGCGAGGATATCCCCAGAGGAACGAGTCTGTGTCAGGTTCAGGCTCTTGATCGAGACATTGGGACAAATGGACAAGTGCGATACATATTGACCCAGACCAGACCTTTTGTGGTGGACGCGGTTCGAGGTGTCATCACAGTCATGGACAAACTGGACAGGGAGAGGGATTCAAACTACACCTTAACCCTAACAGCTGTGGATCAGGGGAATAAACACAGATCTGCTACTGCTGCTATCAGCGTCACAGTGTTGGATGTCAACGACTTTGCACCCGTCTTTACTCCACAAACACTGACCATACATGTAATGGAGAATGAGGAGGACCCCGCTCAGCTAACACGTCAGGTGCTACTGGCTCTTTATTAACCGAAGACTTTATTGAATGTTGACTACAAaatatttttatgttatttttcaattgtttgtctgtttgaacCAGGTATCAGCTTTGGATGAAGATTTAGGCATCAACAGCCAGCTTACCTATTTCATacagaaagaaaatagtaaTGGTTTGTTCTCCATCACTCCCAGTGGCATGTTCCAAATTTTACACAGTCTGGACCGAGAGGGGGAATCATTGTACTTGGTTACCATCATTGCTGTTGATTCAGGTGATTCAGGCCAAAGCTAAATGTGATCACTTTACAATATGATAttgaaatattaataataataatttactgaGTTATGGAAAAGGGGTAGGATTAAATAAGTGTATATTTCTTCCTACTCATTTTCAGACATGTCTATGTTGGCTAATGctacttattgtttattgattgtttattgaatgttttgcttatttaacttattagtacattttttttaatgttttgtttggtttatttttgtatgtctgaaatttatttatttattaatttatttgacagggacagtgtacattaattagcatttctgcaaatgcaccagaattagccaaaaggctatttttcatccgTTGTCCCTGGACAGATCTTAAAATTGTCTACctaaaataacacaataaaaagatTACAGTGAACAATGCAaatataaaaagcagtaaaatagATATATCTCCTCATATCATGTTGATAAATACAAGTTTACCAACATACAGACATtatgttaataaataaaaaattaaaaaaaattacacacaataaattacttcattcattcattcatattctATAATCGTTTTACTGTCAGTGTAATGTCACTTCAAAGTTTGATCAACCACTATTTACTGTCATTTGCAGGATTGCCGCCTCTAACAGGAACTCTAACCATACATGTCGTAGTAGATGATGTCAATGATAACCGTCCAGAGTTTACTGAGGTAGTCTACAACACCATAGTGTCTGAGGACAGTCCCACAGGCACTGTGTTTGCCATGATAACAGCATCTGACAATGATGAGGGTGTCAGCGGGGAAATAAGGTAAAATGTCACTCAAAATTTGAGAGCAATGTCAAGAAGTACTGtctataattatgttttttgagGATAGCAGCGTCACAATAGGATCAACATTTCTTACACATTTGTCTTTCTTGTGTATTTGCTGAAAATGCTCCATAAGAGCAACTTGGATTCTATATAGATTATGTTCATTCATACTTTATCGTCATTTAGGTATTCCATGGAGAACCTTGATGTGCCTTTTGCCATTGAAGAAACATCTGGAGAGCTGTTTACAACCGATGTCCTGGACAGGGAGACAGTAGCCATTTACAGGTTGATAGTGATTGGCAGTGATGAGCATCCCACTCAGCCTCTGTCAAGCTCAGTGCTTGTTACTGTTCTCATTGGAGATATTAACGACCACTGGCCCCAGTTTATGAACAGCCCCTATGTGGCCTATGTGCCCACTGAGATGGCTCCAGGTGAGAGATTTTACTTCCACTTCATAGTTAAATATTTCATCCTGGATAACATGGACTTGATAGGATTgagagttttattttgtttttgttcctaCAGGCTCAGTCGTTTGTGCAGTAAGAGCAACAGATGGAGATACTGAGATGAACGCAGAACTGCATTATTCACTATATGGACAAAGTTCAGATCtgttttccatccatccagacAGCGGCACTGTATTCGCTTCAAGTGCTCTCCAGGGAATGAAAGATATCATTGTCAATGTACATGTGGAAGATGCTGGAGAAAATCCTAAATTTGACATCACTACAATCAGTATCCGGTTTCAGAACTTCTCTGAGTTTCCAGAGATGAATGTGGATGTTCTGAGTGATTCCCTCTCTGAGGATGAGCCATTGGGAGCATTAGTGGCAGTTGTCTCCGCAGCGAGCATCAGGGCTGAACCTGTCTCTTTTTATTTAGCTTCTGGAAACTTTGAAGACATGTTTCATGTGGAGCAATTGAGTGGAGTGTTGACAGTGGAGAACCCTCTGGATTATGAGAACAAAAAGGAGTTTACTTTGTTGATAGAAGCCAGAGATTCTGGCTCGCCTCCTTTCTCATCATTTGCAGAAATTCACATAAACATCAGCGATGTAAATGATCACTTCCCTCAGTTCACCCAAGCTGATTACAGGTGTGAGGTGTTTGAGATCTCCCCGCCATCCTGGGTTTGTGATGTTCTCGCCATTGACGCTGATTCAGGCAGCTACGGCACAGTGCAGTACAACATAACAGAAGGAAACACTGATAGTTTTTTTACAATTGACCCTGAGAATGGTTTATTGAGCACCACTGCAAGTTTAGACAGAGAAAATAGCCCtgaatttaatttaacaatTGAAGCTGCAGAGCTAAACAACCCTCTTCATAAAGACACAGCAACCGTTACTGTAGTTGTTTTAGACAGAAATGACAACGCACCTCGTTTTTCACAGATTTTCCTTGCAGAGGTAGCTGAGGATTCACCTGTTGGACACATGGTTATACAAGTCACCGTAACTGATGATGATACTGGTGCCAATGCAGTAATTAATTACTCCATACTTGACCAAATTGATGAAATGCCATTTAATATTGACTTCACCACTGGCTGTATCATGGTTGGAAGACTTCTGGACAGAGAGATGCAGGATCATTATATCTTGAAAGTAAATGCAAACGATTCAGCATGGAGCATCAGCACCGACGTCACTATAGTCATAGCAGATGTCAATGATAATAGACCAGTATTTTCTGATCATTTTTACAGCGTTGTCCTCCCTGAAACAAAAGATAAAGAGGTGTTTGTTTTGCAGGTTCTTGCTACAGATGCAGACATGGGGCAAAATCGTGAGATTTTGTATGTTATTGAACCTCCAAATGAGCAGTTTTGGGTGAACGGTTCCTCTGGTGAGATCTATACGAAGCAGCCACTGCTGTTACATAATCCTGCGTTTGAAATCTACCAGTTTACAGTCATTGCATTTGATTGTGGCAGTGTTCCTCTGTACAGTGAAACCACTGTCACAGTAAGATTAGAACCATATAACTACCACCCACCAATGTTTTTACCTCTCCAGCCTCTGATTGCTATCCCCTATCACATGGCTGTTGGTACTGAGGTAGTCCAGTTTACAGCAATAGATCAGGATGTCAGTAACATCAGCGTTGGTATTGAATATGTTGTGAATGGAGGTAATGCATCTGATTTCTTCTGGATCCAAACAGACAATGGAAAAGTAATGTTAACTCAAAGTCTGGTGGAGAgcatacatttgtttttcactttaTTAGTTCTTGCAAAAGATCAGGGCTTCCCCCCTTTGTCATCACAGACTGAAATCACTTTTGAAATAACTGGGAGGAATCAATTTTCTCCGAGCTTTAGAGAGCCAGATGTCATTTTCTCTGTCCCCGAGGACTTGCTGGTAGGATCTGTTATTGGGAGAATTCAAGCAGAAGATAGGGATTATGGTCCCAACGGTGCCATTGTGTACCGCATTACCGCAGAAAATCAATATTTACCATTCTCTGTAGGAGATAAATCTGGGCTACTAACACTGATCAAAGAGCTTGactttgaaaaagaaattattTATCATGTTCAAATCAAAGCCCTGGATGGAGGCTGGGTCTCTAAAACTGGCATGTTAAATGTTACAGTGGTAGTTATGGATGTAAATGACAATCCTCCAGTCTTTTCGTTCTCAGAATACACCATGTCAGTGCCTGAAAACTCAGAAATTGGAACAAATGTTCTAGTTGTGAAGGCTGCAGATGCTGATTCAGGTGCACAAATATCATATTCTCTCATTGCTGGCCATGTGGATAAATTTGCAATTGATTCAAGAAATGGCACTATCACCACATTGGATGTGTTTGATTATGAGCAAGAACAGATCTTTGATATTACAATCAAAGCTTCAAACATTGGTGGCCATACTTTATTTAGTTTGGCACGCATTGTCATCCAAATCTTAGATGTCAATGAGTTCACACCTACATTCAGGAAAAAAGAACATaacttttctgtatttaaaaatgtacctgTTGGAACTAGGATTGGAAAAGTAATAGCTACAGATTATGACCAAGGCTCTGAAGGTCAGGTGTTTTACCTGATGTTTGGTCAGAACAAATATATGGGGTTTGAAATTGACAAACTTTCTGGAGAAATATACACAACTGTCAGTTTGAGAAAACAAGGCAACAGTCACGTAGTTTTAAAAGTTTTGGCGAAGAACTCTGGCATTATCACTGGCATGGATGTGGACGAGACCTTGGTCCACATCAGGGTGATTGACACGAACGATGCACCTGTTTTCACTTATGCACTTTATTTGGCCAATGTTGCAGAAGACAGCCCCGTTGGGACATCTGTGGTAACTGTTAGTGCTCTGGATGAGGACTCCATCTTGGACTGGAATCGTTTCTTCTTCAGTATTGCAAATGGAAACACAAACTTCTCTTTTGCCGTTGATCCATACAGTGGTGTTATTTCAGTACATTCTCCACTTGACAGAGAACTGTGGCCAGTTTATAATCTGACTGTTACAGCCACTGATAATGGCTCTCCACCAGCCACTGGGACTACTAATGTTATTGTGATTATTGACGACGTTAACGACAGCGTTCCCAAACTCACAATTACTGAGGCTCAAGTGAAGGAAAATCAGCCTCAAGGCACAATGGTTGCCAGATTAAATGCATCTGATTCTGATTTGCCTCCAAACCAGGGCCCTTTTACTTACTGGTTGGTAAATCCTTCAACAGGTAGTGTGTTTTCACTGACTCCTGATGGAGTTTTATTCACCACACGGACTATTGACCGGGAACAAATCTCTGCATATCGAGTCCTGGTGGCTGTCAGGGATGCAGGGATCCCTCCGCTGTCATCCACAACAATGATCCACATCAAGATTGTGGATGAAAACGATAACCCTTCACAGCCTAGAAATATCTTCATCGAGGTGAAATACTTTGGCAGTTCCTTCCAAGGAGGCATGATTGGCAATGTCCATCCTGAGGATCAGGATGAGTCGGATACATTCAGCTGCGCCATCAAAAGTGGACCACTTAATATGTTTACAATATCTAATGGCACATGTGAGCTGTGGTCGTCTCCTTTTCAAGGCGAGGCTACAATCAACATCACTATCGAAGCTACAGACCAGCTTCACTTCCCAGTCAACAACAGCATCTATGTAACCTACAAAGGTTTCACGAATGCTTCTATAGACAGCTGCATATTGTTCTATGTGTCATCATCCTCAATGGAGGAGTTTATGTCTAATAAGTATTTGCGGTTTGTGAAAGCTCTGGACAGTCTGTTTAACCTACAGGCCTCTAAGACTCATGTATTTGGAATCAAACATTTTGGCAGTGAAATCCTTCTATTGGCTGCGGTGAAAAACTACAACGGTCAATACCTTAGCAAAGAGGTGGCCATTGGTATCTCTGCAGGCCATAAGAAATTACTGGAGGCTCAGAGCAATGTGACGATTTCTCATATCACAAGTGATCCATGTCTCACCAGCCCTTGTCAAAATGGGGCAACGTGCAACAAAAACACTTACATCAGTCAGGATGTGGCTGTCCTGGAAAGCTCAGCGGTCATCTTTGTGTCACCGCAGAAAGAGATTTTTAATTGTACCTGTCTAGTCGGCTTCACCGGGACACTGTGTGAAGACGACATTGACGAATGTGAGGTGAATCCCTGCGAGAATAAAGGCACATGTGTGAATGCTCCAGGAAGTTtctactgtcactgtcagaGTGGCTTCTCTGGCTCTTTCTGCTCTGCTGATGTAGATGAATGCCTGAAGGTGAAGTGCCAAAACGGAGGAACATGTATTCCCACTCAGGATGgatatcactgtcactgtgtgccTGGATTTGAGGGTAGAATttgctgtatttaaaaaaaaatgacggTAAAACTTAGtataataatggtacatgaattatcaggaattcatgcatgacttcatgcatgaaaaagcattaATTAATTCATGTAGTACATGAAATATTAgtaatgtacaaggattaatagtatctcatgcatgactcaatgcaggaacaatacgttattgaatgcatcaattaaggtgTTAGAGTCAtcatgattttttatttattaatgatggtcatgtcttctttaaaaaaaatctgactaGTCACATCAGTGCACATATGTTCTGAAGaattgtagtgttgtaatcatgATTAACTAAACCTTATTTCTTTATTACTTCATTGtgtttgtggcccttcaaataaagtgctgacctggtcCATCTTTACCATTGACAAATAAGATATGATTAATGGTGGcataaaattaaatgtattaagaatTACTTGAACTTCCAAGTGTCTGAAAACCAGAAATgtcttgacatttttttcatttgaggGGTCACAAAGGTGATTGCTGCATATGCCACCATTAATCATCAATTTAATGTTAAAGATGgaccaggtcagcactttatttgaagggccacaaacGATGAAGTAATGAAGgagtaatgtttagttaatcATGATTACAACATTACAATTCAGTTTCTTTAGCCTAaaataccttaattgatgcatGAATTAACTTATAtttcctgcattaagtcatgaATGAGATACAATTAATCATTGtacattacatatatatatatatatatatatatatatatatatatatagatagatagttcatgaagtaaatgaatgaattcatgctttttcatgcatgaagtcatgcatgaattcatgatgaTTCATGTacttttattataaagtgttaccaaaatgaCATTATTACAGTCTGGTCTTTAtcggtttgtttttttctaggGCAAATGTGTGAGCAGTTCATAGACCACTGTAAATCGACCCCTTGTGCTCAGGGCAGCTGCATCAATTCACAGACAGGATTCTCTTGTCATTGTCCCTTTGGTAAGAATAATGCATAAAGAAGGAGCTTTAAAGCAAAAGTTTATGTTTATTTGCGTaaagttagataagaagattgataccactctcatatctgtcagCAACTGGttaggttagcttagcacaaagagtTGAAATGGGAAAACCGCTGGCCTGGCTCTGTTCTAAGGtaacaaaatcaaacaaaatcaTAAAGCCTGTTATTAATCCGTTATATTTTGTTTATGTGCCAGATTCTTTTTTTGCCCTGGAGCCTTTGCTAGGCAACCTGTGGAGACACCTGGCACCAGTATACTCCTTTAGAAGTGATTGTCAGATGGTTAAATAGCTTTACTTTAATGtctcttttttcattctttcCACACAATTTCTAGCACTTTTCACTATGAGTGCATTCCAAGAGATAATGTCTAAAATTGAACTCCTTTTtccacacatttaaacacaccgTCCGCACAAAACAACCTCTCATACAAACTAGCTCTCTTCTACCTGTGCCTGTCCAAGAAATAGTCCGGCACATAACCCCCTGTAAAATTACACATTGTCAATTTTGCACTTCCGTTGTAATTAGTAACCTTTAAGGTGCTGCTGATagattttgttgtcttttggaCACAGCCAGCTTAGCTGCTGCTTCATCTAACCTTCTGCAAGTAATGAGTGTAATTGCAAATTGTTTAAATTACTCCTTTAAATTTCATGAACTATACTGTAACTTTTCCAAGCTACAAATGAGAACAACTTACTTATTAAAATGTACAAACTAGGGCTGGGAATAAAAATATTGGGaataaaaaattaatctaattaattagaggctttgtaattaattaatcttaattaacgcgttaaagtcccgtaattaattaatcgtaattaacgcgttaaagtcccggccCTAGTACAAACACTATGTTtctatattgttgtttttcaggaGTGAGTGGAACCCACTGTGAGGAGCACAGTTACGGCTTTGAGGAGCTGTCATTCATGGAGTTTCCCCCGTTGGATCGCAGGATTAATTTAATCTCTCTAGATTTTGCAACAGTACAGAGAAACTCGCTGCTTTTGTACAACCCCGGAGGATCCTCCAGCAGGGAGTTCTTTGCACTGGAGATACTGAATGGGGCCATGCATCTCTCCTTTGACCTGGGCTCAGGACCTGTGAGGCTGCAGACAAACAAGCATGTGGCAGATGGATATTTCCACAGTGTCACTGCCAGGAGGATTGGGAGTGTGAGTTGGAAATATGTCAGCACATACAGGTTAATGAGATGGCATTTTTAAGTTGGAAATGAGAAGTCAATCTGAAAAAACTAATGtgcagtatttgcatttaacAGATGGGTTCTTTACATGTGGACAACTGCACAGATGATGAGAACAAtggattttgtttttcacaGAGTGATGGCAGTAGCTTAAAGAGGTAGCAGTGATATAATAATCATTACTTACCCACGGTTCATAATTTCAGTTTTTGACCTTGTGTTTAATCTTTGTCTATTAATGACCTCTCTCTGTATTCATCTACAATCAGAACACTAGATGTTGGCAGTAATATGACATTTGGAGGAACAAGGACATTTGAATCTATTTTACAGCATCCGGCTCAGATAAAAACCCATGACTTTGTTGGATGTATTCGTAACATTCATGTAAATGGTATCCTGCTGAGACCTTCGATGGCCCTTGCAACATATAACATCCTTGATAGGTAAGCATTTAATATAGCCTACACAATTCACTTTcccaatataataataaactgtGAGGTTAAACTATATAATCAGGGCGTCTTGGTCAGGGCCTGAAGTTACCTTTTTTAGCCACCAGCCaatgtggcaggtggattttaaaAATCCACTAGCCACACAGGCTTTTTATCAGATTCTTTTTTTGCCTCATGAAGGTGAAATACAGGAAATGCACGAACATTTTGTTAAGAATACACATTCAAGTGTAGTAAAGTTATTAACGAAATTAATATAATTAATGACTTGAATGAATAATTTTAGGTTTTTAGTCCTGATTACAAAAGGATttacttctttttctttgaGCCATACACACGGCAGTCACTGCAGTACATTTGtggcctggatgccagccaaacttagctccgcccacaacatttgaggtcgggaagttcggtctggacttgatccgttgtggagcaactatgctcgaaccagagctgtttggaccaatcaaattgtcaggtgGGCTTTATacaatgatggacagatgatccaCAGTAatgtaatcaaccacgtcaccaaagagcgcttgggttgaatttgagAACTTTGCCATTGTCTCCAATTGTCCACTTGGTATTAAAACatctatttttattattattagggccgggactcgattaaaaaaattaatctaattaattagaggctttgtaattaattaatcgaaattaatcgcattttaATTGCATATAAATATTAGTTACCCTGGTCCTGAAACCAGTCATCTGGTGGAGTGTGGGTTGGGTGTGGGTCCTTGTAACTTTACTCGGAGTCGGGCTAACGTCCACGCTAACTCCTATGTGTTTTGCGTTGAGGTGATATTTGAGGCTCGATGTGCTGCGGTGATACGCAAATTCCTTGTTGCATAGCTTGCACACAACCATGCTCTTGTCGACGCTTCCAtcctttcgttttttaaaacaaaatttcccatccacggggccaagcaaagcggtctcatcagcttcttcgttcatgttcactgtggcttgttgttgtcggaagtcaagaacgctagttggtgctccagtataatcggtccgtcgaaactcattcattgaaaaacgttccgcggtgcaaaaataagtgtggttaaaattatgttatttattttttgcgtaattaatcttaattaacgtgttaaagtcccgtaattaattaatcttaattaacgcgttaaagtcccggccctaattattatatttttgttacTTGCTTGCTTCAGCCGACCTCTTAACCCCAGTAATGTGCCGCCACAATTTTGAGCTCAAATCCAAGGAAATGGCGGACTTggttgaaatgtgaaaaaaacaacagtggcAAAAAACTAATGAATCACTCAATTTTCACCTGCCAATGGAAAAAATCGAGCAAAATTCAGGCCCTGGTCTTGGTGGTGTAGGGGTTTTGGATGCTGACCTCATGGTCACAGCATCCCAGTTTCGAGTCATGCAAAGGACCTTAGTTTCATGTGACTTACCCCCTCTCTCCAAACTCATTGGCCCTCACCTCTCTACTGCCCCCAtctaataaaaaacataaaaagaatgTTATAAAACTACATTATCAACTTATTTGcataatacagaaaaaaaaatctccgtcTACATTCATAAATTTGTCTTAGTAactcatttttgttttataaaggtGTCCTCGGACAACACCATCCCCGTGTCATAGCAACCCATGTAAGAACGGCGGCGTGTGCCATGACCTTTGGTCTGACTACCTTTGCGAGTGCAAAAGCCATTTTACTGGAAGCAACTGTGCTAAAGGTAAAGATACCTTTAAATACACAGGagtgatttttgtttgattttcatctactttacatttgttttcatgctctGTCTTTTTTAATAGAAATGTCAGAGAAGCTTGTATTGCGATTTAATGGGAATGACTACATTGAGTATGTCATCAAGGAGCGATTCAAGAGAGACTACCTGTTACAAGACTTGCTGGATGATGAAAAAAAGGGAAACACCAGAGACCAAAAAGTGATTGACATCAAGTTCAAGACCCAAGATAATGGAgttttattgtttgttgttggagagACAGGATACACTATGCTAAAGGTTGGTATGGAATGCCTTCATCCACATATTTACTCGTCTTGGTTTGATGTTTGAAGTAATGAAATTGCTTGTTCTTTCTGTCTAATTCAGATAAAAGAGAGGAAGCCAGTGTACGTTTCCAAAGACGCACTGTCAGGACAGCAGACAGAGTTCACTGTGGACTCTCCTGTGGCTGACGGGGTCTGGCATGTCCTCTCCTTGTTCAGCAACGGACAGATTACCTTTCTGCTTCTGGATAGTAAATCAGTCTTGAACATCACTGACAGCAGTATGGATCTCAGTCCTGTCAGTGtgaaaaagattatttttggtgCACTTCTGACAGGTGATTTAAAACTCCAACAGTCAGgtaaatatacagtaatcaTTGTTGACAAACCAGGTGTTAATGTGTGAACCAGATATAAAAATACCTAAAGAATGTTTGAATCTAGATAATTAGTCAAAATGAcagtgtattattttcagtcAGCAATGAATACATCCTGGACACAtaactacagtacagtacatgcaaGATCATCAAGGCCAAGATTACACCACATGTGTATGTGCAGGAGTATCGTATAAGGAATGTAGACAGATACAGTATAGAAGCAATATCTGAAAAAAGGGAATCTTTGCAGCATATACACCGGAGTAAAACAATTTAAGAGGGTGAACCTCAGCTGATGGGGCTCTAACATGGCAACATATTGCCTTATTACCCTTCATACATGATGTTTCATCAGGTTGGattatttgttttgtgtggGAATAGAGCGTGTAAGTGTGTGCTATATTCAATTCTTTCTCTTTAAATCTATAATAAACTTGTAACAAATTGCTTAAATAAGGGGCCAAACCCAAGTTTTCCTTGCTCTTTAAGTAGATCACTCTAAGGACAAGTACAAGTATAAATGAAATGGTCGGCTGACATGTT of Sander lucioperca isolate FBNREF2018 chromosome 5, SLUC_FBN_1.2, whole genome shotgun sequence contains these proteins:
- the LOC116048339 gene encoding protocadherin Fat 4, with product MTVHAVDEDIGSNGEVLYYLNNTSGGMFSIDNRSGKIYLKEELDREQVDTRTITVTATDKGSPRMATIMNLTVHVEDANDHDPEFSQSTYSLTISEDIPRGTSLCQVQALDRDIGTNGQVRYILTQTRPFVVDAVRGVITVMDKLDRERDSNYTLTLTAVDQGNKHRSATAAISVTVLDVNDFAPVFTPQTLTIHVMENEEDPAQLTRQVSALDEDLGINSQLTYFIQKENSNGLFSITPSGMFQILHSLDREGESLYLVTIIAVDSGLPPLTGTLTIHVVVDDVNDNRPEFTEVVYNTIVSEDSPTGTVFAMITASDNDEGVSGEIRYSMENLDVPFAIEETSGELFTTDVLDRETVAIYRLIVIGSDEHPTQPLSSSVLVTVLIGDINDHWPQFMNSPYVAYVPTEMAPGSVVCAVRATDGDTEMNAELHYSLYGQSSDLFSIHPDSGTVFASSALQGMKDIIVNVHVEDAGENPKFDITTISIRFQNFSEFPEMNVDVLSDSLSEDEPLGALVAVVSAASIRAEPVSFYLASGNFEDMFHVEQLSGVLTVENPLDYENKKEFTLLIEARDSGSPPFSSFAEIHINISDVNDHFPQFTQADYRCEVFEISPPSWVCDVLAIDADSGSYGTVQYNITEGNTDSFFTIDPENGLLSTTASLDRENSPEFNLTIEAAELNNPLHKDTATVTVVVLDRNDNAPRFSQIFLAEVAEDSPVGHMVIQVTVTDDDTGANAVINYSILDQIDEMPFNIDFTTGCIMVGRLLDREMQDHYILKVNANDSAWSISTDVTIVIADVNDNRPVFSDHFYSVVLPETKDKEVFVLQVLATDADMGQNREILYVIEPPNEQFWVNGSSGEIYTKQPLLLHNPAFEIYQFTVIAFDCGSVPLYSETTVTVRLEPYNYHPPMFLPLQPLIAIPYHMAVGTEVVQFTAIDQDVSNISVGIEYVVNGGNASDFFWIQTDNGKVMLTQSLVESIHLFFTLLVLAKDQGFPPLSSQTEITFEITGRNQFSPSFREPDVIFSVPEDLLVGSVIGRIQAEDRDYGPNGAIVYRITAENQYLPFSVGDKSGLLTLIKELDFEKEIIYHVQIKALDGGWVSKTGMLNVTVVVMDVNDNPPVFSFSEYTMSVPENSEIGTNVLVVKAADADSGAQISYSLIAGHVDKFAIDSRNGTITTLDVFDYEQEQIFDITIKASNIGGHTLFSLARIVIQILDVNEFTPTFRKKEHNFSVFKNVPVGTRIGKVIATDYDQGSEGQVFYLMFGQNKYMGFEIDKLSGEIYTTVSLRKQGNSHVVLKVLAKNSGIITGMDVDETLVHIRVIDTNDAPVFTYALYLANVAEDSPVGTSVVTVSALDEDSILDWNRFFFSIANGNTNFSFAVDPYSGVISVHSPLDRELWPVYNLTVTATDNGSPPATGTTNVIVIIDDVNDSVPKLTITEAQVKENQPQGTMVARLNASDSDLPPNQGPFTYWLVNPSTGSVFSLTPDGVLFTTRTIDREQISAYRVLVAVRDAGIPPLSSTTMIHIKIVDENDNPSQPRNIFIEVKYFGSSFQGGMIGNVHPEDQDESDTFSCAIKSGPLNMFTISNGTCELWSSPFQGEATINITIEATDQLHFPVNNSIYVTYKGFTNASIDSCILFYVSSSSMEEFMSNKYLRFVKALDSLFNLQASKTHVFGIKHFGSEILLLAAVKNYNGQYLSKEVAIGISAGHKKLLEAQSNVTISHITSDPCLTSPCQNGATCNKNTYISQDVAVLESSAVIFVSPQKEIFNCTCLVGFTGTLCEDDIDECEVNPCENKGTCVNAPGSFYCHCQSGFSGSFCSADVDECLKVKCQNGGTCIPTQDGYHCHCVPGFEGQMCEQFIDHCKSTPCAQGSCINSQTGFSCHCPFGVSGTHCEEHSYGFEELSFMEFPPLDRRINLISLDFATVQRNSLLLYNPGGSSSREFFALEILNGAMHLSFDLGSGPVRLQTNKHVADGYFHSVTARRIGSMGSLHVDNCTDDENNGFCFSQSDGSSLKRTLDVGSNMTFGGTRTFESILQHPAQIKTHDFVGCIRNIHVNGILLRPSMALATYNILDRCPRTTPSPCHSNPCKNGGVCHDLWSDYLCECKSHFTGSNCAKEMSEKLVLRFNGNDYIEYVIKERFKRDYLLQDLLDDEKKGNTRDQKVIDIKFKTQDNGVLLFVVGETGYTMLKIKERKPVYVSKDALSGQQTEFTVDSPVADGVWHVLSLFSNGQITFLLLDSKSVLNITDSSMDLSPVSVKKIIFGALLTGDLKLQQSGFTGCVQYLNVSGYTLPVSGLSVMVDIWPSSTLVQSGCSSPGVCLPSPCSEEDTARRRCLSGPAVHNRSCICLHNVSEHACDICISTTESRNQCSEAPGSAPLWLIAVILPLISILVIGVCVALYRVRRQNAKCQRDSSPQKTEQGTDNVAFCFDDKRTLTDAEYAEIEKQHDPMSADQQRLSVEFYGDASLSSVQQVPNSELEYYEIGSICSALHSDTASLTLSWHKHLYSPKCVKADPKQWGDLRMLLAGFKKERFSEERAKSPTKPQDVAFLNKQLLTKIDAEQSQHTPPRYQKRFIQPKFLEPAQCLTFEEIGKLYTPRELENTMSHPASPRFGPDKSTTMIGASSDSETSSTFTCSESECGQFSTISARTYIHDLSSLSACSFRQRGILPVSSFLKHSCHFAAGQHKAESAPLSMLEQWGSLLNLHLPFSSYAPVFEDIACLPSDPSHSFDIQSDMEEII